The stretch of DNA ATGGGGGAAGAAGACGAGCGCACGGTGGTTGACCTGCTGATTGACCAGATCGAATTTTGTGATGTGCTTGTCCTCAATAAAACCGATCTTATTAGCGACGAAGAGAAGCGCCGCCTGATGTCCATGCTGCATTCCCTTAACCCGAGGGCAAAAATTATTACTTCGGCGTTTAGCGAGGTAAGCCTGGACCAGGTGCTGAATACCGGCCTGTTTGATTTTGACGCCGCCGCACAGGCTCCGGGCTGGCTCAAAGAGCTGCGCGGGGAGCACACGCCCGAAACGGAAGAATACGGCATTCGCAATTTTGTCTTTCGCGCTCGTCGTCCCTTCCACCCGGCACGTTTCCAGATGGTGACCGACGGTGGGCTAAAAGGCGTTATTCGATCCAAAGGCTTTTTCTGGCTGGCGAGTCGCCCTCATCATGCCGGATCCTGGTCCCACGCGGGCGGCGTGATGCGTCAGGGGCTGGCGGGAATGTGGTGGGCTGGTATTCCCCGTGAACGGTGGCCGCAGGACCCAGAAAGTCTCCAGCACATTTTAAACAACTGGGAAGACGGCATCGGCGATGCGCGGCAGGAAATTGTCTTTATCGGTATTGATATGGATGAGGCTGTTTTGCGTGAGAAGCTGGAATATGCGCTGCTCACCGATGCCGAGATGGCGGAAGGTCCCAAAGTCTGGGCACGCTATTACGATCCGATAGATGCCTGGTTTGACTGACCGAATTCCCGGCCGCTCGTTTGCAGGCGGCCGGGCTATCTGGCTTAGTGCAGTTCTACGGCGTAGTCGTCTACCGGCGTGATTTTCTTGATCAGCTTGTTATCAAACAGGAACTGTTCGTAAGCCTGGTAGCGTGCACGGTCCAGTTTTGCCGGGTCAGCGGCAAACAGCGGCAGGCTTGCCTGCCAGGCCTGTTTGTTCAGCTCGGTATTCAGCTCCGCGTGGGCTTTAGCAAAGGTCTGCCAGGTTTCCTGCGGATGCGCCTGCAGGTACTCGTTGCCTTTTTTCAGCGCGGCGAGGAATTTTTTGATTTTAGGCTCGTTGGCCGCGTTGCGGTTCGCCACGAAAATCAGCTCATCGTAGGCCGGGACGCCGTAGTCCTCGACGTTAAACACCGTCGGCGTTTTACCCTGAAGTTTAAGCTCCAGCGCTTCGATATTGCGATAGCCGCCGATCACCGCATCTACCTGGCCCGCCAATAGCGCGCTGGTCAGCTGGAAGTTGACGTTTATCAGCTTCATTTCTTCCGGCCTGATGTGCTCATGCTCAACCATGGTGGCAAGCGTCGCCTGCTCAATACCGCTCACGGAATACCCTATTTTTTTGCCCTTGAGATCCGCCGGCGATTTGATGTTTTGATCCAGCGTCATCACCGTATTCAGCGGCGAGTTTATCAGCGTGCCCACGCGCACCAGCGGCAGGCCCTGGTCGGCAAAGAAATGCAGCTGCGGCTGGTAGGTGATGGCCAGGTCGGCCTGCCCGGCGGCGACCAGGCGTGGCGGCAGGGCAGGGTCGGACGGCGGGATAATCTTCACATCCAGTCCCTCAGCTTTAAAAGCGCCTATCTGTTCGGCGACCATGATCGGCGCGTGATCGGGATTGATGTACCAGTCGAGCACCAGCGTCAGCTTTTCGGCGGCGGAGGCCTGGGCGGCAAAGGCAGCGGTGAGCAGCAGGCCACAAATCGTTTTTTTCATTTTAATTGGTTCCTTAATTAAGACGGTTATTCAGTGTTTTCAGGCGACCAGGCGATCAACCGCCGCAGCAGGGCATCTACCGCCAGCCAAAGCAGAACGGT from Cedecea neteri encodes:
- the zigA gene encoding zinc metallochaperone GTPase ZigA, with the translated sequence MSSFTQAHKGAKKLPVTVLSGFLGAGKTTLLNHILNNREGRRVAVIVNDMSEVNIDAALVREGGSSLTRTDEKLVEMSNGCICCTLREDLLVEISQLAREGRFDNLVIESTGISEPLPVAETFTFVDDKGESLSDIALLDTMVTVVDGYNFLRDYESYESIQSRGESMGEEDERTVVDLLIDQIEFCDVLVLNKTDLISDEEKRRLMSMLHSLNPRAKIITSAFSEVSLDQVLNTGLFDFDAAAQAPGWLKELRGEHTPETEEYGIRNFVFRARRPFHPARFQMVTDGGLKGVIRSKGFFWLASRPHHAGSWSHAGGVMRQGLAGMWWAGIPRERWPQDPESLQHILNNWEDGIGDARQEIVFIGIDMDEAVLREKLEYALLTDAEMAEGPKVWARYYDPIDAWFD
- a CDS encoding ABC transporter substrate-binding protein, producing the protein MKKTICGLLLTAAFAAQASAAEKLTLVLDWYINPDHAPIMVAEQIGAFKAEGLDVKIIPPSDPALPPRLVAAGQADLAITYQPQLHFFADQGLPLVRVGTLINSPLNTVMTLDQNIKSPADLKGKKIGYSVSGIEQATLATMVEHEHIRPEEMKLINVNFQLTSALLAGQVDAVIGGYRNIEALELKLQGKTPTVFNVEDYGVPAYDELIFVANRNAANEPKIKKFLAALKKGNEYLQAHPQETWQTFAKAHAELNTELNKQAWQASLPLFAADPAKLDRARYQAYEQFLFDNKLIKKITPVDDYAVELH